Proteins from a single region of Novosphingobium sp. CECT 9465:
- a CDS encoding aminomethyl transferase family protein — translation MAAKNLEEVINQNGNVVDMLRNSQLGAYVYPVVAPEFSNWRSEQWAWQHSAVLFDQSHHMVNLYIRGKDAAKLLSDTMINSSKGWSVNKAKQYVPTTPYGHVIGDGIIFWEEEQSFTYVGRAPASNWLRYHAATGGYDVEIELDDRSPMRPMGKPVTRKEWRFQIQGPNAWAVIEKLHGGPLEQLKFFNMSTMNIAGKTVKTLRHGMSGAPGLEIWGPYAEQEEIRAAILEAGKEFGLIACGSRAYPSNTLESGWIPSPLPAIYTGEKLKGFREWLAADSYEATGSIGGSFVSENIEDYYLNPWELGYGNFVKFDHDFHGREALEALNPAEQRKKVTLAWNPEDMAKIMASMFNPDGEAYKFFDVPLANYASSNYDRVVDADGKTVGLSMFTGFSYNEKQALSLATIDPEIPFGTELHVVWGEENGGTKKTTVEPHKQLNVRAIVSPVPYSRVAREAYAEGWRTAR, via the coding sequence ATGGCAGCCAAGAACCTCGAAGAGGTAATCAACCAGAACGGCAACGTGGTGGACATGCTGCGCAATTCGCAGCTGGGGGCATATGTGTATCCGGTGGTCGCGCCGGAGTTCTCGAACTGGCGTTCGGAACAGTGGGCCTGGCAGCACAGCGCGGTGCTGTTCGACCAGTCGCACCACATGGTGAACCTGTACATTCGCGGCAAGGATGCGGCCAAGCTGCTGTCCGATACGATGATCAACAGCTCGAAGGGCTGGTCGGTCAACAAGGCGAAACAGTATGTTCCCACCACGCCTTATGGCCACGTGATCGGTGACGGCATCATCTTCTGGGAAGAAGAACAGAGCTTCACTTACGTTGGCCGCGCGCCTGCATCGAACTGGCTGCGCTATCACGCTGCAACCGGCGGTTACGATGTCGAGATCGAGTTGGACGACCGTTCGCCGATGCGCCCGATGGGCAAGCCCGTCACGCGTAAGGAATGGCGCTTCCAGATCCAGGGCCCGAACGCCTGGGCCGTGATCGAGAAGCTGCACGGCGGTCCGCTGGAACAGCTCAAGTTCTTCAACATGTCGACGATGAACATCGCAGGCAAGACGGTGAAGACACTGCGCCACGGCATGTCGGGCGCGCCGGGACTTGAAATCTGGGGGCCTTACGCCGAGCAGGAAGAAATCCGCGCCGCCATTCTGGAAGCCGGCAAGGAATTCGGCCTGATCGCTTGCGGCAGCCGTGCCTATCCTTCGAACACGCTGGAATCGGGCTGGATCCCTTCGCCACTGCCCGCCATCTATACCGGCGAAAAGCTCAAAGGCTTCCGCGAATGGCTGGCGGCTGACAGCTATGAAGCGACCGGCTCTATCGGTGGTTCGTTCGTGTCTGAAAACATCGAGGACTACTATCTCAATCCGTGGGAGCTGGGTTACGGCAACTTCGTCAAGTTCGACCATGACTTCCATGGCCGCGAGGCGCTTGAAGCCCTAAACCCCGCCGAACAGCGCAAGAAGGTGACGCTGGCGTGGAACCCTGAAGACATGGCGAAGATCATGGCTTCGATGTTCAACCCGGACGGTGAAGCCTACAAGTTCTTCGACGTGCCGTTGGCGAACTATGCATCTTCCAACTACGACCGCGTTGTCGATGCCGATGGCAAGACCGTGGGCCTGTCGATGTTCACCGGCTTCTCCTACAACGAAAAGCAGGCGCTTTCGCTGGCCACCATCGACCCGGAAATCCCGTTCGGCACCGAATTGCACGTGGTGTGGGGCGAAGAAAACGGCGGCACGAAGAAGACCACAGTCGAGCCGCACAAGCAGCTGAACGTCCGCGCAATCGTCTCGCCGGTGCCCTACAGCCGCGTGGCGCGTGAAGCCTATGCCGAAGGCTGGCGTACCGCCCGCTAA
- a CDS encoding methylenetetrahydrofolate reductase, protein MAKPLIHPNWDKEPAGITDGFSLEMTAKDEASLRDAAPLIPAETPVAVTFLPGEDVAARVAATVAVRELGFEPMPHFSARRITSEDDFEGYLKAVVEKAGVSRCFIVAGDPPEPVGPYFDTSALIATGAFERSGIKAIGIGGHPEGHPNMSVAQCWAVLESKVAEIERRGMAPLIVTQFGFDPDAFLVWLKELRTRGIDAPVRIGIPGPAGIKRLLAFAARCGVGASTSVLKKYGISVTNLLGSAGPDKLVDAFASGLGPEHGRVRLHFYSFGGLTRTLEWLHAYNRKHGIGA, encoded by the coding sequence ATGGCAAAGCCCCTGATCCACCCGAACTGGGACAAGGAACCCGCCGGGATCACGGACGGCTTTTCGCTGGAGATGACCGCGAAGGACGAAGCGTCTCTGCGCGATGCGGCTCCGCTCATCCCGGCGGAAACACCCGTCGCAGTCACTTTCCTTCCCGGCGAGGATGTCGCCGCCCGCGTTGCCGCCACGGTCGCGGTGCGCGAACTCGGCTTTGAGCCGATGCCCCATTTTTCCGCTCGCCGGATCACGTCGGAAGACGATTTCGAAGGCTACCTCAAGGCCGTTGTCGAAAAGGCCGGGGTTTCGCGCTGCTTCATCGTCGCAGGTGATCCGCCCGAACCGGTCGGCCCCTATTTCGATACGTCGGCATTGATCGCCACGGGGGCGTTCGAGCGCAGCGGCATCAAGGCCATCGGTATCGGCGGGCATCCTGAAGGCCATCCGAACATGAGCGTGGCGCAATGCTGGGCCGTGCTGGAAAGCAAGGTTGCCGAAATCGAAAGGCGCGGCATGGCCCCGCTGATCGTTACCCAGTTCGGCTTCGATCCTGACGCTTTTCTCGTCTGGCTGAAAGAACTGCGTACGCGCGGGATCGATGCCCCCGTTCGGATCGGCATTCCCGGTCCCGCCGGGATCAAGCGCCTGCTTGCCTTTGCCGCGCGTTGCGGTGTCGGCGCGTCCACTTCGGTACTCAAGAAGTACGGAATCTCGGTCACGAACCTGCTTGGCAGTGCAGGGCCGGACAAGCTGGTCGATGCCTTTGCCAGTGGCCTTGGCCCGGAACATGGCCGGGTGCGGCTGCACTTCTATTCGTTCGGCGGGTTGACCAGGACGCTGGAATGGCTGCACGCCTATAACCGGAAGCACGGCATCGGCGCCTGA
- a CDS encoding riboflavin synthase: MFTGIVTEVGNILAIDDKGDRHVTISCAMDPAKIAIGASIACSGVCLTVVDKGGIAGEGWFAVDVSGETVACTAPQQWTVGAALNLEPALKLGDELGGHIVTGHVDGVGEVFSIAPEGASLRFIIAAPQDLAPYLAPKGSITVNGVSLTVNEVTDQPDGSCHFALNIIPHTAHVTTIGTLAPGHKVNLEIDVLARYLKRMQSLATQA; encoded by the coding sequence ATGTTCACCGGGATCGTCACCGAAGTCGGCAATATCCTCGCCATAGACGACAAGGGCGACCGCCACGTCACGATCTCGTGTGCAATGGACCCGGCCAAGATCGCTATCGGTGCCTCTATTGCCTGCTCCGGCGTGTGCCTGACCGTCGTGGACAAGGGCGGGATTGCGGGCGAAGGCTGGTTTGCCGTGGACGTTTCGGGCGAGACGGTGGCCTGCACGGCGCCGCAGCAGTGGACCGTCGGCGCGGCGCTCAATCTTGAGCCTGCTCTAAAGCTGGGCGATGAACTGGGCGGGCATATCGTGACCGGCCATGTCGATGGCGTGGGCGAAGTCTTTAGCATAGCGCCCGAAGGCGCATCGCTGCGCTTCATCATCGCCGCCCCGCAAGACCTTGCGCCCTATCTCGCGCCGAAGGGATCGATTACCGTCAACGGCGTATCGCTGACGGTGAACGAAGTGACCGACCAGCCCGATGGCTCATGCCATTTTGCGCTGAACATCATCCCGCACACCGCGCATGTCACCACGATCGGAACGCTTGCGCCCGGCCACAAGGTAAACCTCGAAATCGATGTGCTGGCGCGCTATCTCAAACGTATGCAGAGCCTGGCAACTCAGGCTTAA
- the ribD gene encoding bifunctional diaminohydroxyphosphoribosylaminopyrimidine deaminase/5-amino-6-(5-phosphoribosylamino)uracil reductase RibD, with protein sequence MSRADDLRWLDAAAALALRGRPLSRPNPAVGAVIIRDGVVVGRGWTRTGGRPHAEAEALAMAGNAARGATLYVTLEPCAHASQRGPSCTSLVLGSGLARVVIGVEDPDPRTAGSGIAALLEAGISAEILPSPAARTSLAGYLKRSAMGRPHITLKLATSLDGRIALADGSSQWITGPEARAHCHVERARTDGILVGGGTLRADAPRLDVRLPGLEARSPQRMVLTRGAAPEGWTAVPDISAPAAFGDAQYLFVEGGGQAAAAFIEADMVDRLLIYRAPIIVGAGLSCIGDIGLASLTQAHGRWRNVDRRTLGSDALDVYERVR encoded by the coding sequence ATGAGCCGCGCCGATGATCTGCGCTGGCTCGATGCGGCTGCTGCGCTGGCCCTGCGCGGACGTCCGCTGAGCCGCCCGAATCCGGCGGTCGGCGCGGTTATCATCAGAGATGGAGTAGTCGTCGGGCGCGGATGGACGCGCACCGGCGGCAGGCCCCATGCCGAAGCGGAAGCCTTGGCCATGGCGGGCAATGCCGCGCGCGGAGCAACGCTTTACGTCACGCTGGAACCGTGCGCCCATGCCAGCCAGCGCGGGCCTTCGTGCACATCGCTGGTGCTTGGCAGCGGTCTTGCCCGCGTGGTGATCGGTGTGGAAGACCCCGATCCACGCACGGCAGGCAGCGGCATTGCGGCATTGCTGGAAGCAGGCATATCCGCTGAAATACTGCCCTCCCCCGCCGCGCGCACCTCACTGGCGGGATATCTCAAGCGCTCGGCGATGGGGCGGCCGCACATTACGCTGAAACTGGCCACGTCACTCGATGGCAGGATCGCGCTGGCCGATGGATCGAGCCAGTGGATCACCGGGCCGGAGGCGCGCGCGCATTGCCATGTAGAGCGCGCGCGAACCGATGGGATACTGGTCGGCGGCGGCACCCTGCGCGCCGACGCGCCGCGCCTTGATGTGCGGCTGCCGGGTCTTGAAGCCCGCAGCCCGCAGCGCATGGTCCTGACACGCGGAGCCGCGCCCGAAGGCTGGACCGCCGTGCCCGACATTTCGGCGCCCGCTGCATTCGGCGATGCGCAGTATCTGTTCGTGGAAGGCGGCGGGCAAGCCGCAGCGGCCTTCATCGAAGCAGACATGGTTGACCGGCTGCTGATCTATCGCGCGCCGATCATTGTCGGCGCTGGCCTGTCCTGCATCGGCGACATCGGCCTCGCCTCGTTGACACAAGCCCACGGTCGTTGGCGCAATGTGGACCGTCGGACGCTTGGCAGCGATGCGCTGGACGTCTACGAACGCGTCCGCTGA